A part of Bacteroidia bacterium genomic DNA contains:
- a CDS encoding sugar phosphate isomerase/epimerase family protein, translating to MAIFFRKKIRIFMLLLVAAGSWIACNPEMKQETQATPAPDLIPGLNAYSFSDLLSARNSRDKQPVYTLFNLLDWCASQNIKALDPTAYFFPTYPEVPSDAYIQQLKDKAAELGITITGTGIRNNFASPDSAVRAEGVELAKKWIVVASKLGAPVLRVFAGAIPKGYEDKWDVPAQWMIDCYKELIPYAEKYNVKIGIQNHGEMLQTAEQCLYVLKAVDSKWAGIIVDTGNFKTEDPYKDIAAVVPYAVNWQIKESPRGIGAEEKTDYVRLINIIRDGGYKGYLPIETLLVRDVPYDPFALVPAMIKELQAAIDSK from the coding sequence ATGGCAATATTTTTCAGAAAAAAAATCCGGATTTTTATGCTGCTGCTTGTCGCTGCAGGTTCATGGATTGCCTGCAATCCTGAAATGAAGCAGGAAACACAAGCCACTCCGGCACCAGACCTCATCCCCGGTCTCAATGCTTATTCTTTCAGCGACCTTCTCTCAGCCAGAAACTCCCGTGATAAACAACCGGTCTATACTCTGTTTAATCTGCTGGACTGGTGTGCATCTCAAAATATTAAGGCACTGGACCCTACGGCTTACTTCTTCCCTACCTATCCGGAGGTGCCTTCAGATGCGTATATCCAACAACTGAAAGACAAAGCCGCGGAACTGGGTATCACCATTACCGGAACCGGAATACGGAATAATTTTGCCTCTCCAGACTCGGCGGTAAGGGCCGAAGGGGTGGAGCTGGCTAAAAAATGGATTGTCGTAGCATCAAAACTCGGCGCACCTGTTCTCCGGGTGTTTGCCGGCGCTATTCCCAAAGGGTATGAAGATAAATGGGATGTGCCCGCTCAATGGATGATAGATTGTTATAAGGAACTGATTCCCTATGCAGAAAAATACAATGTGAAAATCGGCATACAAAATCATGGCGAAATGCTCCAAACTGCCGAACAATGCCTCTATGTATTAAAAGCGGTGGATTCAAAGTGGGCAGGTATAATTGTTGATACCGGAAATTTTAAGACGGAAGATCCTTATAAAGATATTGCAGCCGTTGTCCCTTACGCGGTCAACTGGCAGATTAAAGAAAGCCCCCGCGGAATTGGAGCAGAGGAAAAAACAGATTATGTAAGACTAATTAACATCATCAGGGATGGGGGATATAAAGGGTATTTGCCCATAGAAACACTGCTCGTACGCGATGTTCCCTATGATCCATTTGCCTTAGTCCCGGCCATGATCAAAGAACTACAGGCTGCTATTGATTCAAAGTGA
- a CDS encoding PQQ-dependent sugar dehydrogenase — MKKGFNILFVWMISICFWTSCAPENKEGNDDHSAVGVVDSAIVRATALYQTNCSGCHGEQMLAFADRTWKHGKDRDSLIKSITHGYADAGMPQWGQVFSETQIAELADYIQTGIEHVAKYGFEEIKLTSDTFQTEQFSFSLDTIAEGLNNPWGMAFLPSGEVLVTEKKGILYLVDQKGNKTVIKGSPKVRYDSQGGLLDIILHPNFEENHWLYISYSDFTVEKGDTISGTAINRYTYLNNQLTEPLEIFRGRPYTKAEWHYGSRLAFDNDGYLFFTASDRANQNENPQTLENPKGKIHRIYDDGRIPEDNPFVGQQGAVPSIFTYGHRNAQGLTLNKATGVMWAHEHGPRGGDEINIVKKGANYGWPVISYGINYDGTSFTKLLEKEGMEQPVHYWVPSIAPCGMAFVESDLYPGWKGSLLVGSLRFNYLNRCIIEGDKVIGEEQLMKNIGRLRNVKQGPDGYIYIAVENPGYVFRLMPV; from the coding sequence ATGAAAAAGGGATTTAATATTTTGTTTGTTTGGATGATATCGATTTGTTTTTGGACGAGTTGCGCTCCGGAAAATAAAGAAGGAAATGATGATCATTCGGCAGTTGGGGTAGTGGATAGCGCGATAGTCCGGGCTACCGCTCTGTACCAAACCAATTGTTCCGGCTGCCATGGCGAACAAATGCTGGCATTTGCAGACCGTACATGGAAACACGGTAAGGATCGCGACAGTCTGATCAAGTCTATCACTCATGGATATGCAGACGCGGGTATGCCTCAATGGGGGCAGGTCTTTTCTGAAACCCAGATCGCCGAGCTGGCAGACTATATTCAAACGGGAATTGAACATGTCGCGAAATATGGATTCGAGGAAATTAAACTTACTTCTGATACCTTCCAGACTGAGCAGTTTTCCTTCAGCCTGGATACCATTGCCGAAGGTTTGAACAATCCCTGGGGTATGGCTTTTCTTCCTTCAGGAGAAGTATTGGTCACAGAAAAAAAGGGTATCCTGTATCTCGTAGATCAAAAAGGCAACAAGACTGTCATTAAAGGTTCTCCCAAAGTGAGATATGACTCCCAGGGAGGTTTGCTTGATATCATTCTTCATCCCAACTTCGAAGAAAATCATTGGCTGTATATCAGTTATTCGGACTTTACGGTCGAAAAAGGTGATACCATTTCGGGAACTGCCATCAATCGGTACACCTATCTCAACAACCAGCTCACCGAGCCTCTGGAAATATTCCGTGGACGACCCTATACCAAGGCAGAATGGCATTACGGCTCGCGGTTGGCATTCGATAATGACGGCTACTTGTTCTTCACGGCAAGTGACCGTGCCAATCAGAATGAAAATCCTCAAACGCTGGAAAACCCCAAAGGAAAAATTCACAGAATATATGATGACGGCCGTATTCCCGAAGACAATCCGTTTGTGGGCCAGCAAGGTGCTGTACCGTCTATTTTTACCTATGGTCACCGCAATGCACAAGGCCTGACCCTCAATAAAGCCACAGGTGTCATGTGGGCACACGAGCACGGTCCAAGAGGCGGCGATGAGATCAATATTGTGAAAAAAGGTGCAAACTATGGATGGCCGGTGATTTCATATGGGATCAACTATGACGGAACTTCTTTTACCAAACTATTGGAGAAGGAAGGAATGGAGCAGCCGGTTCATTATTGGGTGCCTTCGATTGCCCCTTGTGGTATGGCTTTCGTCGAATCAGATCTCTACCCTGGTTGGAAAGGAAGTTTGCTTGTCGGCTCTCTCCGGTTCAACTATCTCAACCGCTGTATCATCGAAGGTGATAAGGTCATTGGAGAAGAACAACTGATGAAAAATATCGGCAGGCTCAGAAATGTAAAACAAGGCCCTGACGGTTATATCTACATCGCAGTTGAAAATCCCGGATATGTTTTCCGGTTAATGCCTGTTTAG